One stretch of Novosphingobium pentaromativorans US6-1 DNA includes these proteins:
- the mobF gene encoding MobF family relaxase: MLSVANVRTAGGAANYFAADNYYTRADAERSGQWLGRGAETLGLRGVIEASQFEAVLKGMLPDGSRVGSDNRAHRAGTDLTFSMPKSWSILALVGGDRRILDAYGAAVRETLAWAEKNLAETRMEVRGKERVVATRNLVIGLFQHDTNRNQEPNAHFHAVVANVTQGPDGKWRALRNDKIWEHNTLLNAMTMARFRLAVEKLGYQVGEYGKHGNFEAVGVPKPVRDAFSSRRAEILDKLSTMEGKGLAARNAANLMTRADKGPVADRQALVDQWREAAAQLGVDPRLVISKANARATTDIGSVSGIGNSVRSIGQRARLLAATFAEHLGLRQGDPLVPRDMERRTPEQIAAVHAVASAIRHLGEREAAFSRTEIYRSALGFALPTTLPDIEHRVDQLLRQGHLQKGKGADRNLVTTRDAIGLEQRIIAAVETGRGHGSAVVEADVAGERLQALSQLKYGLTLNPGQEGAGRLLLASHNRIVAIQGVAGAGKSTVLKPVADILREEGRSVLGLAVQNTLVQMLERDTGIPSMTVARFLRQHQGLLEGADQARLAEARASLRGTTVLLDEASMVGNADKEKLVRLANLLQLDRFASIGDRKQLGAVDAGKPFDVMQKAGVETATMNTNLRARDKALRDAQYAAQGGNIDEALRHLGPHVVASGNTAAVDAAAAWLSLSPAEREVTAIYASGRNLRGQVNEAVQIGLKANGELGPGSLGLTVLSRVNLTREEMRYSRSYAAGMVLEVDRRQRGQGLQKGRYEVVETDPTREHVMLQNERGKRFEFRPGQMRPQGEQDPLRLFEVRPLEIHDGDRIRWTATDHKRGLLNADQARIVAVDAKGVTVKTSLGAEHRLGLSDPMLERLDLAYALNAHMAQGLTSNRGIAVMDSRERNLANQQTFLVTITRLRDGLTLFVDNAGKLEAAVERNPGMKRSALETVNQLRDAAAMGQAKGKASDRSQEPAREPPELDRSITKPFEIGI; the protein is encoded by the coding sequence ATGCTCTCTGTAGCCAATGTCCGCACTGCTGGCGGCGCTGCCAACTATTTTGCCGCTGACAATTACTATACCCGCGCCGATGCCGAGAGATCTGGTCAATGGCTTGGTAGAGGCGCGGAGACGCTTGGATTGCGAGGCGTTATCGAAGCCTCGCAGTTCGAGGCCGTGCTCAAGGGCATGCTGCCCGATGGCAGCCGTGTCGGGAGCGACAACAGGGCGCATCGCGCCGGCACCGACCTCACATTCTCGATGCCCAAGAGCTGGTCCATCCTTGCCCTTGTCGGCGGCGACAGGCGTATCCTCGATGCCTATGGCGCTGCCGTCCGCGAGACTCTGGCCTGGGCTGAGAAGAATCTCGCCGAAACCCGCATGGAGGTCCGAGGCAAGGAACGGGTGGTCGCGACGCGTAATCTCGTGATCGGGCTTTTCCAGCACGATACGAACCGCAATCAGGAGCCCAACGCGCACTTTCACGCCGTGGTTGCCAATGTAACCCAGGGGCCCGATGGCAAATGGCGAGCGCTGAGAAATGACAAGATTTGGGAGCACAACACGCTGCTCAATGCCATGACCATGGCGCGCTTCCGCTTGGCCGTAGAAAAGCTCGGCTACCAGGTTGGGGAATACGGCAAGCATGGCAATTTCGAAGCGGTGGGCGTTCCCAAACCCGTGCGTGATGCCTTCAGTTCGCGCCGCGCCGAGATCCTCGACAAGCTTTCGACGATGGAAGGCAAGGGCCTCGCGGCGCGCAATGCGGCCAATCTGATGACCCGGGCGGACAAAGGGCCGGTGGCAGACCGCCAGGCTCTCGTGGACCAATGGCGCGAGGCAGCAGCACAGTTGGGCGTTGATCCGAGGCTTGTCATTTCAAAGGCCAATGCACGGGCCACCACCGACATTGGCTCCGTCTCCGGAATTGGAAATTCGGTCCGATCGATCGGTCAGCGGGCGCGCCTTTTGGCTGCGACCTTCGCGGAGCATCTGGGGCTACGTCAGGGCGACCCGCTTGTGCCTCGCGACATGGAGCGCCGGACGCCCGAACAGATCGCCGCCGTTCATGCGGTCGCATCGGCAATCCGGCATTTGGGCGAGCGCGAGGCGGCGTTCTCGCGGACTGAGATATATCGCTCAGCGCTAGGCTTTGCCTTGCCCACCACGCTCCCCGACATCGAACACCGCGTCGACCAGTTGCTGCGCCAGGGCCACCTGCAAAAAGGCAAGGGTGCAGATCGCAATCTTGTCACGACCCGCGATGCGATCGGGCTCGAACAGCGCATCATCGCCGCCGTCGAAACCGGACGTGGCCATGGGTCTGCCGTGGTCGAAGCTGATGTGGCCGGAGAGCGGCTACAGGCGCTCTCTCAGCTCAAATATGGCCTGACCTTGAACCCTGGCCAGGAAGGGGCAGGGCGCCTGCTTCTCGCCTCGCACAACCGGATTGTCGCCATTCAGGGTGTGGCGGGCGCCGGCAAGAGTACCGTCCTCAAACCTGTGGCGGACATCTTGCGCGAGGAAGGCAGGTCCGTGCTCGGGCTCGCAGTCCAAAACACGCTCGTGCAGATGCTTGAACGTGACACCGGCATTCCCTCGATGACGGTCGCGCGCTTTCTACGCCAACATCAGGGCCTTCTGGAAGGAGCAGACCAGGCGAGGCTTGCCGAAGCTCGCGCGTCTCTCCGCGGTACCACGGTGCTACTCGACGAAGCCTCGATGGTCGGCAATGCCGACAAGGAAAAGCTGGTGCGCCTCGCCAACCTGCTTCAGCTCGACCGCTTCGCCAGCATAGGGGACAGGAAGCAATTGGGCGCTGTCGATGCGGGCAAACCCTTCGACGTCATGCAGAAGGCAGGCGTCGAAACCGCCACCATGAACACCAATCTCCGGGCCCGCGATAAGGCGTTGCGCGACGCTCAATATGCAGCGCAGGGCGGAAATATCGACGAGGCCTTGCGACATCTTGGCCCGCATGTTGTCGCGTCGGGCAATACAGCTGCCGTTGACGCCGCGGCGGCCTGGCTATCGCTTTCGCCTGCAGAGCGGGAGGTGACCGCGATTTATGCTTCGGGTCGCAACTTGCGCGGACAGGTGAATGAAGCAGTCCAAATCGGGCTCAAGGCCAATGGCGAATTGGGACCGGGTTCGTTGGGTCTCACTGTGCTGTCGCGCGTCAACCTTACGCGTGAGGAAATGCGCTATTCGCGCAGCTATGCAGCCGGCATGGTGCTCGAAGTCGACCGCCGGCAAAGGGGGCAGGGGCTACAGAAAGGCCGCTATGAAGTGGTCGAAACCGATCCAACCCGCGAACACGTGATGCTACAGAACGAGCGGGGCAAGCGCTTTGAATTCCGGCCGGGCCAGATGCGACCGCAAGGTGAGCAGGATCCGCTACGTCTGTTTGAGGTTCGCCCACTAGAAATCCACGATGGTGACCGCATTCGCTGGACGGCGACGGATCACAAGCGCGGACTGCTCAACGCCGATCAGGCGCGCATCGTGGCGGTTGATGCCAAGGGCGTCACGGTGAAGACCTCGCTTGGCGCCGAACACCGGCTGGGGCTGAGCGACCCCATGCTCGAGCGTCTTGATCTCGCTTACGCGCTCAACGCGCACATGGCGCAGGGCCTGACCTCCAACCGCGGGATTGCCGTCATGGACAGCCGCGAACGCAATCTTGCCAACCAGCAGACATTTCTCGTGACGATAACCCGCCTGCGCGATGGTCTGACCCTGTTTGTCGACAATGCGGGCAAGCTCGAAGCAGCTGTTGAGCGCAATCCGGGAATGAAACGCTCGGCTCTCGAGACAGTCAATCAGCTGCGCGATGCGGCAGCAATGGGCCAGGCGAAGGGCAAGGCGTCTGATCGTTCGCAAGAACCGGCTCGCGAGCCGCCCGAACTCGATCGCTCGATCACCAAGCCCTTCGAAATCGGGATCTGA
- a CDS encoding DUF6961 family protein: MLSDWELWACADQVLKTHGENAPLHVAEQIGVLALARDEAGIATWKAIAQRVAELMGKDGPNQLQ, from the coding sequence ATGCTGAGCGATTGGGAACTCTGGGCTTGTGCCGACCAGGTCCTGAAGACCCACGGTGAAAATGCACCGCTTCATGTTGCCGAGCAGATCGGCGTGCTCGCACTGGCACGGGACGAGGCGGGCATCGCCACTTGGAAAGCCATCGCCCAACGCGTAGCGGAGCTGATGGGCAAGGATGGCCCGAACCAGCTTCAATAA
- a CDS encoding DUF5818 domain-containing protein, giving the protein MPLGPELCLTGLLAEGPFGLELHSGGGVWELDTGRGARRLLGCEVEVCGRRAGFNELICDQIWPAGQLRPPRSNFNIELLLASSVVGYGLIAFFLGLVGRLG; this is encoded by the coding sequence ATGCCGCTAGGCCCGGAACTCTGTCTGACAGGCCTTCTTGCCGAAGGCCCCTTCGGACTTGAACTGCATTCGGGCGGCGGAGTGTGGGAGCTCGACACCGGGCGTGGAGCACGCCGGTTGCTCGGATGCGAAGTGGAAGTCTGCGGACGCCGCGCCGGGTTCAACGAGCTCATCTGCGATCAGATCTGGCCAGCAGGACAACTCCGCCCTCCTCGCTCCAATTTCAATATTGAACTGCTCCTCGCCAGTAGTGTCGTGGGCTATGGTTTGATCGCGTTTTTCCTCGGCCTTGTTGGACGTCTCGGCTGA
- a CDS encoding thermonuclease family protein codes for MLAILAASIVAAGQTFTCTPTHVWDGDGPIWCAEGPHVRIAGIAAREMDGTCRTNQPCPDASAIETRDALVDLLGGPRGTISTGHVVVRGARLTCRSEGSAGGNRTAAWCRLPNGADLSCSMIQTRTVLRWDRYWKGPACR; via the coding sequence ATGCTTGCCATCCTCGCTGCCTCGATCGTCGCTGCCGGCCAGACCTTTACCTGCACACCCACGCATGTCTGGGATGGCGACGGGCCCATATGGTGCGCCGAAGGCCCCCATGTCCGCATCGCCGGGATCGCCGCGCGCGAAATGGACGGAACATGCCGGACCAACCAGCCCTGCCCCGACGCGTCGGCTATCGAAACGCGCGACGCGCTCGTCGATCTTCTTGGCGGCCCTCGAGGGACAATCTCGACAGGGCACGTCGTGGTTCGTGGAGCGAGATTGACATGCCGGTCGGAAGGTTCGGCAGGAGGCAACCGGACGGCTGCCTGGTGCCGACTGCCGAACGGAGCCGATCTCTCCTGCTCGATGATCCAGACACGCACAGTGCTGCGTTGGGATCGCTACTGGAAAGGGCCCGCATGCCGCTAG
- a CDS encoding S24 family peptidase, with the protein MEDARKALDDLIQQRGCNYSSISRLLGRNAAYIQQYIRRGSPRQLDEQDRSVLARFFGVDEKILGAPERRSGPVVELVHVPVLDVEASAGHGALAEMESKCAQFGFDEKWLRRLTASKATSLSIIAVHGDSMEPTLHDGDEVMVDLNDGQSRLRDGIYVLRMDDMLSVKRVAIEPQGKRVSVLSDNPAYPSWRGLEKRTINIVGRVLWFGRALR; encoded by the coding sequence ATGGAAGATGCACGCAAAGCCCTGGACGATCTGATCCAGCAACGAGGCTGTAATTACTCCTCGATCTCCCGCCTTCTTGGGCGCAACGCGGCCTACATCCAGCAATACATCCGCCGCGGCAGTCCCCGCCAACTGGACGAGCAGGACCGCTCCGTGCTCGCCCGTTTCTTCGGCGTGGACGAGAAGATCCTCGGTGCGCCCGAGCGGCGATCCGGCCCGGTCGTCGAACTGGTCCATGTACCGGTTCTCGATGTCGAAGCCTCGGCGGGGCACGGCGCTTTGGCCGAAATGGAATCCAAATGCGCCCAGTTCGGGTTCGACGAGAAGTGGCTGCGCCGTCTGACCGCAAGCAAGGCGACGAGCCTTTCGATCATCGCCGTGCACGGGGATTCGATGGAGCCGACCTTACATGACGGCGATGAAGTCATGGTCGATCTCAATGATGGACAGTCGCGGCTGCGCGACGGGATCTATGTGCTGCGCATGGATGACATGCTCAGCGTCAAGCGGGTCGCAATCGAGCCGCAAGGCAAGCGGGTCTCGGTGCTCAGCGACAATCCGGCCTATCCCAGTTGGCGCGGACTGGAGAAGCGGACGATCAATATTGTCGGCCGCGTGCTTTGGTTCGGCCGCGCGCTTCGCTAG
- a CDS encoding helix-turn-helix domain-containing protein, whose translation MIGRKLKVARSAAGLSLRGLAEAIDNRVSAQAIGKYERDEAMPGSGVLIALADALGVSVDYLLSAEELELEGVDFRKKAIASAREEAQLEARTIHMLERYLAVEDMLNLRSVDWEQPRSAPHPVADLRDAEDAARSVREDWGLGNDPIPKLSELLEERGIKVMSLDLDEIDGLAAKVRRKDRAASRVIVIKKSSWSERKRFNLAHELGHMVLAPEGGVDEEKAAHRFAGAFLMPADVLRSEVGVHRSSISIGELVALKERFGVSIQALAYRCKDVGILSQASLGKLFRIFAERGWRSPPYEEPARMEPEEEEPRRFERLCYRALAEQVIGEARAAELLGISVRELDARLDQNMV comes from the coding sequence ATGATAGGACGCAAGCTCAAGGTGGCGCGCTCGGCCGCCGGCCTGTCGCTGCGCGGGCTCGCTGAGGCGATCGACAACCGCGTGTCCGCCCAGGCCATCGGCAAATATGAGCGCGACGAGGCCATGCCGGGTTCGGGTGTGCTGATTGCGCTTGCCGATGCATTGGGCGTGTCGGTCGATTATCTGCTGAGCGCAGAGGAACTCGAGCTCGAAGGGGTCGACTTTCGCAAGAAGGCGATCGCTTCGGCGCGCGAGGAAGCCCAGCTCGAAGCGCGCACGATCCATATGCTCGAACGCTATCTGGCAGTTGAGGACATGCTCAACCTGCGCAGCGTCGATTGGGAGCAGCCGCGCAGCGCGCCGCATCCGGTTGCAGATTTGCGGGATGCGGAAGACGCGGCGCGCTCGGTGCGCGAGGACTGGGGGCTGGGCAATGATCCCATTCCCAAGCTGTCGGAACTGCTGGAAGAGCGCGGGATAAAGGTGATGTCGCTCGATCTCGACGAGATCGACGGGCTGGCCGCCAAGGTTAGACGCAAAGACCGGGCTGCCTCACGAGTGATCGTCATCAAAAAGAGTTCGTGGTCCGAGCGCAAGAGATTCAATCTTGCACATGAACTTGGCCATATGGTTCTGGCACCCGAAGGCGGTGTCGACGAAGAGAAGGCAGCGCATCGCTTTGCCGGTGCCTTTCTGATGCCGGCCGATGTGCTGCGTTCAGAGGTCGGCGTTCATCGATCGTCAATCAGCATTGGCGAATTGGTTGCGCTCAAGGAACGATTTGGCGTGAGCATCCAGGCGCTGGCTTATCGCTGCAAGGACGTGGGCATCTTGAGCCAGGCGTCACTGGGAAAACTGTTCCGCATATTCGCCGAACGGGGCTGGCGCTCGCCGCCTTATGAGGAACCAGCGCGGATGGAACCTGAAGAAGAGGAGCCTCGCCGGTTCGAACGGCTGTGCTATAGAGCATTGGCAGAGCAAGTAATTGGAGAGGCTCGGGCAGCGGAACTGCTCGGCATTTCCGTGCGCGAGCTCGATGCGCGACTGGATCAGAACATGGTGTAG
- a CDS encoding CBASS oligonucleotide cyclase produces the protein MALSNTALRYYDSNVLRLPADKRKEYHEQVDRLVTELCKSLRNRTEVKITKVVKAGSFAKYTILRKTSVDPVDVDVVVYIADRDADHETLQSLNDTIYELLIKQYPTKSVEDFEIQRKAATVTFAGTGLSVDIVPVIEDPDRPGYGWQFDLQTGDPVETCAPGQIKFVRDRKDVDGDFRTLVRMAKKWRNHHSITKLKSFTIELIMAHVLDTQGTGGSIEQRFRNFLLYIAQSGLLDEISFPENTLPLGEFNDAVVILDPVSSQNNVASRLSEQERRDIVAAANEAWETASFASAENDNEVWKEIFGPRFKTED, from the coding sequence ATGGCATTGAGCAATACCGCGCTGCGCTATTACGACAGCAATGTGCTTCGCCTGCCGGCGGACAAGCGCAAGGAATATCACGAGCAAGTCGACCGTCTGGTCACGGAATTGTGCAAGTCGCTGCGCAACCGGACCGAGGTCAAGATCACCAAGGTCGTCAAGGCCGGTTCCTTCGCCAAATACACCATCCTGCGCAAGACTTCGGTCGACCCGGTTGATGTCGATGTAGTGGTTTATATCGCCGACAGGGATGCGGACCACGAAACTCTGCAAAGCCTCAACGACACGATCTACGAACTGCTGATCAAGCAATATCCGACCAAGTCGGTTGAAGACTTCGAAATCCAGCGCAAGGCCGCAACCGTCACCTTCGCTGGCACCGGCCTCAGCGTCGACATCGTGCCGGTGATCGAAGATCCCGACCGGCCCGGCTATGGCTGGCAGTTCGACCTTCAAACCGGCGATCCGGTCGAGACCTGCGCACCTGGCCAGATCAAGTTCGTGCGCGACCGCAAGGATGTGGACGGCGACTTTCGCACGCTCGTGCGCATGGCCAAGAAATGGCGCAACCACCATAGCATTACCAAGCTCAAATCCTTCACCATCGAACTGATCATGGCCCATGTGCTCGATACGCAGGGCACTGGCGGCAGCATCGAACAGCGCTTCCGCAATTTCCTGCTCTATATCGCCCAGTCGGGTCTCCTGGACGAGATCAGCTTTCCTGAAAACACCCTCCCGCTCGGCGAGTTCAACGACGCGGTGGTGATCCTCGATCCAGTGTCCAGCCAGAACAATGTGGCCAGCCGCCTGTCCGAGCAGGAACGGCGCGACATCGTCGCGGCCGCGAACGAGGCTTGGGAAACTGCCAGCTTCGCCTCTGCGGAAAACGACAATGAGGTCTGGAAAGAGATTTTCGGCCCGCGCTTCAAGACGGAGGACTGA
- a CDS encoding AAA family ATPase — MSEPSPFEKETALPDELLFAREKTLLGFKPRFDKIHDQLRLLLNSGELQAWNNKHHKGKLAVTELVAEQYPLVIFHGDIGTGKTAMAECIANRLVAESRSEDSILFKLSNRVRGGGLVGEMGTLLADAFHKVAQSAGKHRRAILIIDEGDSLGASRVQEHSHHEDKVAVNTLIQGVDRLRDYGGRVVVFLCTNRLSVLDPALRRRAAIIEEFRRPDAEQRKALFEMDLGALELDAIQLEALVKATGEQNDNPAWTYSDIRTRLYPRALSMAFPAQALNYDHLIEAAQTLKASPVMEDR; from the coding sequence ATGAGCGAACCAAGCCCCTTCGAGAAAGAGACGGCGCTCCCCGACGAACTGCTGTTCGCGCGGGAGAAGACCCTGCTGGGCTTCAAGCCCCGCTTCGATAAAATTCATGACCAGCTGCGCCTGTTGCTCAATAGCGGCGAACTGCAGGCGTGGAACAATAAGCACCACAAGGGCAAGCTTGCGGTGACCGAGCTTGTCGCCGAACAATATCCGCTCGTGATATTTCATGGCGATATCGGGACCGGCAAGACCGCTATGGCTGAATGTATCGCCAATCGCCTTGTTGCCGAATCCCGCAGCGAGGATTCGATCCTCTTCAAGCTCAGCAACCGCGTTCGTGGCGGCGGCCTCGTCGGTGAAATGGGCACGCTCTTGGCCGATGCCTTCCATAAGGTAGCGCAATCGGCTGGCAAGCATCGCCGCGCCATTCTGATCATCGACGAGGGCGACAGTCTCGGTGCCTCCCGCGTGCAGGAGCACAGCCACCATGAAGACAAGGTAGCGGTTAATACGCTCATCCAAGGCGTTGATCGACTGCGTGACTATGGCGGCCGCGTCGTTGTTTTCCTCTGCACCAACCGCCTCTCGGTCCTCGACCCGGCCCTGCGGCGCCGCGCAGCGATCATCGAGGAATTCCGTCGACCGGACGCAGAGCAGCGCAAGGCGCTGTTCGAAATGGACCTCGGCGCGCTCGAACTCGACGCGATACAACTTGAGGCACTTGTCAAGGCGACGGGCGAGCAGAACGATAACCCCGCCTGGACCTATTCGGACATTCGCACCCGCCTCTATCCCCGCGCCTTGTCCATGGCCTTTCCGGCGCAGGCGTTGAACTACGATCACCTGATCGAGGCAGCGCAGACCCTCAAGGCCTCGCCGGTTATGGAGGATCGGTGA
- a CDS encoding 3'-5' exonuclease, whose translation MTVSEEIFISVDVETSGPIPGEFSLLSIGACAVDRPEQRFECLLKPITDQADPKALEVSGLSLEILQHTGLEPVQAMERFESWVGQMAGETGTPVFVGFNAPFDWSFVNYYFHRFLRHNPFGFTALDIKAYYMGSAGTSWEATRSSKMREQLGAALEGDHDPLNDALAQAELFRLARAKR comes from the coding sequence ATGACTGTGTCCGAGGAGATATTCATATCGGTCGATGTTGAGACATCGGGGCCGATCCCCGGTGAATTCAGTCTGCTCTCGATTGGCGCCTGCGCCGTCGATAGGCCCGAACAACGTTTCGAATGCCTACTGAAGCCGATCACAGACCAAGCCGATCCCAAGGCGCTTGAGGTCAGCGGCTTATCGCTCGAGATCCTGCAACACACCGGGCTAGAGCCCGTCCAAGCCATGGAGCGCTTCGAGAGCTGGGTTGGCCAGATGGCCGGAGAGACTGGCACCCCCGTATTTGTCGGCTTCAACGCGCCTTTCGACTGGTCCTTCGTGAACTACTATTTTCACCGTTTTCTTCGCCACAATCCGTTCGGCTTCACCGCCCTCGACATCAAGGCCTACTACATGGGATCTGCCGGAACGAGCTGGGAGGCGACCCGCTCAAGCAAGATGCGCGAGCAGTTGGGTGCAGCCCTGGAAGGCGATCACGATCCGCTCAACGATGCGCTCGCGCAGGCGGAACTCTTTCGTCTGGCACGCGCGAAGAGGTGA
- the tnpA gene encoding IS66-like element accessory protein TnpA gives MGQITVMTGPERRRRWSEEERLEILAEAFAPGACVADVSRRRDVSTSLIYTWRRKLREQSAAASLPVPEMTFAQAVLADDEQPADHDPCAAITVELGEGCCVRISSSASATLVSATLKALR, from the coding sequence ATGGGTCAGATCACGGTGATGACGGGGCCGGAGCGTCGGCGGCGTTGGAGCGAGGAAGAGCGGCTTGAGATCCTCGCCGAGGCCTTTGCGCCGGGTGCCTGCGTTGCTGACGTATCCCGGCGGCGCGACGTTTCGACCAGCCTGATCTATACATGGCGTCGCAAATTGCGGGAACAGTCGGCAGCTGCGTCATTGCCGGTACCGGAGATGACCTTCGCCCAGGCCGTGCTCGCCGATGATGAGCAGCCTGCCGATCATGATCCGTGCGCCGCGATCACGGTCGAACTGGGCGAAGGTTGCTGCGTGCGTATTTCGTCGTCTGCATCGGCTACGCTGGTTTCGGCGACATTGAAGGCGCTGCGATGA
- the tnpB gene encoding IS66 family insertion sequence element accessory protein TnpB (TnpB, as the term is used for proteins encoded by IS66 family insertion elements, is considered an accessory protein, since TnpC, encoded by a neighboring gene, is a DDE family transposase.), translated as MIPSGARVWIAMGHTDMRKGMQGLALQVQQGLKRDPHGGDLFVFRGRTGSLIKIIWHDGIGMSLYAKRLEKGRFVWPSAREGMVSLTNAQLSCLLEGIDWRNPQYSWRPQSAG; from the coding sequence ATGATCCCATCGGGCGCGAGAGTCTGGATCGCGATGGGCCACACGGACATGCGCAAGGGCATGCAGGGGCTGGCCTTGCAGGTTCAGCAGGGCCTGAAGCGCGATCCGCATGGCGGCGACCTGTTCGTGTTTCGCGGACGGACCGGATCGCTGATCAAGATCATCTGGCACGACGGCATCGGCATGTCGCTCTATGCCAAACGGCTCGAGAAGGGGCGCTTCGTCTGGCCCTCGGCTCGGGAAGGCATGGTCTCGCTGACCAATGCGCAATTGTCCTGCCTGCTGGAGGGGATCGACTGGCGTAATCCCCAGTATTCGTGGCGTCCGCAGAGCGCCGGATAG
- the tnpC gene encoding IS66 family transposase gives MDKAVSPLPDDVEALKALLAAAVLRADDAEARLAKAKARESAIEALIAHLKLQIARLRREQYGASAERSRHLLDQLELQLEDLEADACENDCAAEAAAAKTSEVAAFDRKRPSRKPFPEHLPRERVVIPAPCLCPSCGGARLSKLGEDITETLEVIPRQWKVIQTVREKFSCRDCEMIMQPPAPFHVVPRGWAGPSFLAMLLFEKYGQHQPLNRQAERFAREGVALSTSTLADQVGAAAFALMPLYRRIETHVLDATRIHGDDTTVPVMAKGKTDTARLWVYVRDDRPFAGCDPPAALFHYSRDRRGEHPRAHLASWAGILQADAYGGYNELYAPGRQPAPVIEAGCFAHARRKFFELADVEGAARRRSRGEHTGMIYPIALEAVQRLDALFEIERGINGKTAAERVALRQERSAPLMADLHAWLTAQLAKLSRSHDLAKAIGYMLRRWDAFTRFLVDGRICITNNAAERALRCVPLGRKAWLFCGSDRGGQRAAVLYTLIQTARLNDVDPQAWLADVLARIAGHPAHRIDELLPWNWRANAGVLSQAA, from the coding sequence ATGGACAAGGCCGTATCGCCCCTTCCGGACGACGTCGAAGCGCTCAAGGCGCTACTGGCCGCCGCGGTCTTGCGCGCCGATGATGCCGAGGCCCGCCTTGCCAAGGCCAAGGCCCGCGAGAGTGCGATCGAGGCGCTGATCGCCCACCTCAAACTGCAGATCGCCAGGCTGCGACGCGAGCAATATGGCGCCAGCGCCGAACGCAGCCGCCATCTGCTCGATCAGCTGGAATTGCAGCTTGAAGATCTCGAGGCCGATGCCTGCGAGAATGATTGCGCTGCCGAAGCCGCTGCGGCGAAGACGAGCGAGGTCGCCGCCTTCGACCGCAAGCGCCCGAGCCGCAAGCCGTTCCCCGAACATCTGCCGCGCGAACGCGTCGTCATCCCCGCGCCCTGTTTGTGCCCGTCCTGCGGCGGCGCGCGCCTGTCGAAGCTGGGCGAGGATATCACCGAGACTCTGGAAGTGATCCCGCGCCAGTGGAAGGTGATCCAGACGGTGCGCGAGAAGTTCTCCTGCCGGGACTGCGAGATGATTATGCAGCCCCCGGCGCCGTTCCATGTCGTGCCACGCGGATGGGCGGGCCCCAGCTTTCTCGCCATGCTATTGTTCGAGAAGTACGGCCAGCACCAGCCCCTCAACCGGCAGGCCGAGCGCTTTGCCCGCGAAGGCGTTGCGCTCAGCACCTCGACATTGGCCGACCAGGTCGGTGCCGCCGCCTTCGCACTCATGCCGCTCTACCGGCGGATCGAGACCCATGTGCTGGATGCAACCCGGATCCACGGCGACGATACCACCGTGCCGGTCATGGCGAAGGGCAAGACCGATACGGCGCGCCTGTGGGTCTATGTGCGCGATGACCGACCCTTCGCCGGCTGCGATCCGCCAGCGGCCCTGTTCCACTATTCGCGCGACCGGCGCGGCGAGCATCCTCGGGCGCATCTGGCATCCTGGGCAGGGATTCTGCAGGCCGATGCCTATGGCGGCTACAACGAGCTTTACGCGCCCGGTCGTCAGCCAGCACCCGTGATCGAGGCGGGCTGCTTCGCGCATGCACGCCGCAAATTCTTCGAGCTGGCCGATGTCGAGGGAGCCGCGCGCAGGAGAAGCCGCGGCGAGCACACCGGCATGATCTACCCGATTGCGCTGGAGGCCGTGCAGCGCCTCGATGCCCTGTTCGAGATCGAGCGCGGCATCAATGGCAAGACGGCAGCCGAGCGCGTTGCACTCCGGCAGGAACGCAGCGCGCCGCTGATGGCGGATTTGCACGCCTGGCTCACCGCGCAGCTCGCGAAGCTGTCGCGCAGCCATGATCTGGCGAAGGCGATAGGCTACATGCTCCGGCGCTGGGATGCCTTTACCCGGTTCCTCGTCGATGGCCGTATCTGCATCACGAACAACGCCGCCGAACGGGCGCTGCGCTGTGTACCACTCGGACGCAAGGCATGGCTGTTCTGCGGTTCGGATCGCGGCGGCCAGCGCGCGGCTGTGCTCTACACGCTGATCCAGACGGCCCGGCTTAACGACGTGGATCCGCAGGCGTGGCTGGCCGATGTCCTCGCGCGCATCGCCGGACATCCCGCGCACCGGATCGATGAACTGCTGCCCTGGAACTGGCGTGCGAACGCAGGAGTGCTATCGCAGGCGGCATGA